TGCGGTCCGCTGCGCACACTTTTCGGCGTCGTCCTCCCCGCCGCCCGCCCGGGGGTGGTCGCGGTCGCCATCTACAGCTTCATGACCGCGTGGGGAGAGGTGCTGTTCGCCTCGGTCATGACCAGCGCCGAGAACCGCACGCTCGCGGTCGGCCTGCAATTCTATTCCACCCAGACGAACGTCTACTGGAACCAGATCATGGCGGCATCGCTCGTCGTCAGCATCCCGGTCGTCGTGGCGTTCCTGCTTCTCCAGCGGAATTTCGTGGCCGGGCTGACCGCTGGTGCGGTCAAATGAGACGCGTGGCCGGCCGGATGAACAGCCGGCCGGCCACGCCTTCAGACCGGTTGCGGGTTCGAGACCGCCGGCGCACGGCGGGCTCCCGGCGAGGGTGCGGCCCAGCGCACGCCGTTGGCGAGCACACGGCGAACCTGCGGGTGGAAGTACACCGGGTACTCCTGATCCCCCGGGGAGAAATAGAAGATCTTCCCGCGACCGCGTGTGAAGGTCACTCCGGAGCGGAACACCTCTCCGCCGGTGAACGAGCTGATGAACACCAGGTCATCGGGCGCGGGGATGTCGAAGAACTCCCCGTACATCTCCTGAGCCTCGATCACGATCGGCTGCTCGACGCCCTCGGCGATCGGGTGCGCCGGGTTCACATTCCACACCAGCTCGCGCTCGCCGCCCTCCAGGTTGCGCCAGCGCAGCGAGCAGGTCGTGCCGAGCATCCGGGTGAAGATCTTCGAGAAGTGGCCGGAATGCAGCACGATCAGGCCCATCCCGCCGAGGACATGCTCGCGCACCCGTTCGACCACCGCGTCGGTGACCTGGTCGTGCGCGATGTGCCCCCACCAGAGCAGCACATCGGTCTCAGCGAGCACTTGTTCGCTCAGGCCGTGCTCGGGGTCGGCGAGCGTCGCGGTGCGCACCAGGACCGCATCGCCCAGCAGTTCGCTCAGGCCGGTGGCGATAGCCCTGTGGATGCCGTCGGGGTAGATGGCGGCGATCTCGGGCTGGGTGGTCTCGTGGACGCCCTCGTTCCAGACGGTGACACGCAGCGTCATCGCTCAGGCTCCCTTGGTGGCGGTGGCGGTGGCGGTGGCGGTGGCGGGATCCTCGCGTCCCGGGCTTGCGGGTGTCAGCCTCACCTCGGTGCTGAGGCGGGCGGACTCGTAGGCGGCGTCGATGACGCGGGCGCGCTCCAGCGCGAGCGAACCGTCCCACTGCGACCAGTTGGCCCGGTCGGCGACGTGCTCGAGGAAAGTCTCCACGACGGCCAGGTGCCCGCGGCCCGCGTCGGCGGTGATCGAGACGTCCTCGGACTCCTCGCCCTCGCCGGAGAAGAGGGTCAGCTCACCCGTAGGCGCGTAGTCCTTGACCCGCAGGTCGGCGCCGCCCTCGGTGCCGTACAGCGTGATCCCGAACTCGTCGCCGGCGGGACGGTAGGCCGCCCAGCTTGTCTCCACGATGATCGAGCCGCCGCCCTCCAGGCGCAGCAGCAGGCTCGCCAGGTCTTCGACCTCGTAGGCCGAACCCACGTTCCGACGGTCGGAGGCCGAGCCGCCACGGCCGCGCACGCCGAGTTCGGAGTGGGTGACCGCCGAGACCGCGGTCACTCGCGGCTCGCCGAAGAGATACAGCGCGTAGTCGAGCACGTGTACGCCGATGTCGATCAGCGGACCTCCGCCGGCCATCTCGCGATTGGTGAACCAGCTTCCGAGTGCCGGGATGCCAGAGCGCCGCAGCCAGCTCGCGCGCGCGTGATACGGCCGGCCGATCCTCCCGTCGTCGATCGCGGCCTTGAGCGCTTCGATGTCGCCGCGCCGGCGGTGGTTGAAGGCGACCTCGAGCACGCGACCGGAGCGGTGGGCGGCGTCCACCATCCCCTGCGCTTCGGTGGCCGTGCGGGCGATCGGCTTCTCGCTGAGGACGTGGATGCCGGCGTCCAGCGCCCCGATCGCGATCGGGGCGTGCAGGAAGGTCGGGACGGCGACGCTCACGACATCGAGGTTCCCGTCCGCGACGAGCTCGCGCCAGTCGCTGTACCGGCGGGCGATGCCGTATTTGTCGCCGAGTTCGGCGCGCGGGCCGTCCTCCATGCCGGCGATGGCGACGAGTTTGGCGCCCGGCAGGGCCGCGTAGGCGTCCATGTGCTGCTGGCCGGCCCAGCCGAGGCCGACGACGCCGGCGCGGAGGGGGTGGGATGCGGTGGTCACGGCTGTCCTTTCAGGGGGTGACGGTGTGGGGTGGGTCCGGGTGGGCGGTGGGTCGATTCCTTCGACGCCCGGCGCTCCTCGCCGCCGGTGCGAAAGCGGTCAGCGGGAGGAGAAAGACCGCGCGCTGGCGGTCTCCGGGTCCAGCGCGTGCTGGATCACCATGATCGCGGCGCCGATCGCTCCGCCGGTCTCGCCGGAGCGGGACTGCGTGATCGTGAGGTGCTGCGTGGCGAGCGGAGTGGAGCGGTGGTAGACGACTTCGCGAACTCCGGCGAGCAACTGCTCGCCGACGCGAGACAGGCTGCCGCCGACGATGACGAGGGAGGGGTTCAGAAGGTTGACGCAGGTCGCGATGACCTCGCCGAGGTCGCGGCCGGCCTGGCGGATCGCCTGAAGAACGGCGGGGCTGCCGGTGCGCGCGAGTGCGACGACGTCGTCGCTGGAGTCGGCGGGGACGCCCGCCGCCGTCAGCGTACGCGCGATCGCTGGACCGCTGGCGAGCGCCTCGAGGTCGGCTTCCTGCGCACCGTGGCTCGGGGTCTCGATGCCGAACGGCACCCGCACATGGCTGAGGTCGCCCGCGGAGCCCTGCGCTCCCCGCTGCAGGCGTCCGCCGCTGATGATCCCGGCGCCGATGCCCGTCGCCACCTTGACGAACAGGATGTCCGTCTGGTCCGGCCAGATCAGCGCGTGTTCGCCGAGCGCGAGCAGGTTCACATCGTTGTCGACCAGCACCGGCACATCGAAGACGCGGCGGACGTAGGCCGGGATGCCGAAACGGTCCCAGCCGGCCATGATCGGCGGGTTGACAGGCAGGCCCGTGGAGTGCTCGACCGGCCCGGGCACGCCGATCCCTATGCCGATGAGGTCGTCCGGCGGCCGTCCGGTCGCCGCGTACAGACGCTTCGCGCTCGCGATCGCCCAGTCGAGCACCGCCTCCGGCCCGTCAGAGATCAGCAGCCGCTGCGACTCGCTCGTCATGATGTTGCCGGCTAGGTCTGCCAGAGCGACGACGCCGTGGGTCGCGCCCAGATCGATGGCGATGGCCACGCGCGATCCGGGGTTGAACCGGATGCGCGCCGGCGGCCGGCCACCGGTCGAGACGTCGTCGCCGGCCGGTGCGACCAGGCCCGCGGCGGTGAGGCTGTCGATGCGCACCGCGATGGTCGAGCGGGCGAGACCGGTGAGTTCGGCGAGCTGTGCCCGGGTGCGCGGGATGCCGTCGCGCAGGATCGCCAGCAGGTCCGCGGCGTCCGTAGCGACGATGCCGGGCTCGCGAGGGCTGTCGGTCATGACAGGTATTGAACCACACCGCTGCCGGGCGATCCAAAGAATGTCAGAATTCCGGTGACTTTTGATTGACATCCGGCAAAAGTCCGGCTTGAATGGATCTCAGCGCATCACGCGCTATATCACCACAACAAAACTCGACGAGGAGAAAAGTGTCGACGTCAAAACTCTCCGTGCAGCTCTATACGGTCCGTGAGCTTCTGACCGAGGACATGGTCGCAACGCTGGGCCGCATCACCGAGATCGGCTTCACCCAGGTCGAGCCCTTCGCGTTCCTTTCTTTCGGGGAGAAGCTGCGGCAGGGCCTCATCGGGGCCGGGCTCGCCGCCCCCACCGCCCACCAGGGTTTCATCGGCGGTGATGTGGACGAGGTGTTCGCGGCCGCCGCGGAGCTCGGCATCCAGACCGTCATCGACCCGTATGTCCCGGCTGAGCGCTGGCAGACCGCGGCCCAGGTCGCCGCGACGGCCGACCAGCTCAACGCCGCGGTCGAGATCGCTGCCCGTCACGGTGTCCGCGTCGGTTACCACAACCATGCCCACGAACTGGAGAGCACCATTGAGGGCGTCAGTGCCCTCGAGTACTTCGCCGGTCTGCTCGCCCCGGAGGTTGTGCTCGAGGTCGACACCTACTGGGTCACCGTCGGTGGCCACGATCCCGTGACTCTGCTCCCCGCGCTCGGCGACCGTGTGGTCGCGCTGCACGTCAAAGATGGCCCCGGCACCACGGAGACCAAAGATCAGGTCGCGGTCGGCCACGGCTCCCTCCCGATCGAGCAGATCATCGCCGCCGCTCCCGGCGCCCTGCGGGTCATCGAGCTCGACGATTCCCGGGGCGACCGCTTCCAGGCTGTCGCAGACAGCTACGCCTTCCTCACCGAAAAGGGCCTCGCGTGAGCGGCGGCGTGGTTGGCGTCGGCGTCATCGGCGCGGGCGTCATCAGCGACCAGTACCTGGAGAACCTCACCTCCTTTCCGGATCTTGATGTGCGCTTCGTCGCGGACATCGATGAGGAGCGTGCCCATGTCCAGGCCGAGAAGAACGGCGTCCCGGGAGCCGGTTCGGTCGCCGAGCTGCTGGTGGACGACAGCATCGAGATCGTCGTGAACCTCACCATTCCGAAGGTCCATGTCGCCGTCGCCCTGCAGGCGCTTGAGGCTGGCAAACATGTGTGGAGCGAAAAGCCGTTCGCCCTCGACCGCGTGAGCGGAAAACAGCTGCTCGCTGCGTCGAACGCCAAGGGCTTGCGCGTCGCGACCGCTCCGGACACCTTCCTCGGCGCCGGCATCCAGTCGGCCCGCCGCCTGGTGGAGAGCGGGGCGATCGGCGTGCCGCTCACCGCGCTGACGCTCATGCAGAGCCCGGGGCCGGAGTCGTGGCACCCGAACCCCGACTTCCTGTTCCAGGAGGGGGCGGGCCCGCTCTTCGACATTGGACCCTACTACCTGACGGCTCTCGTCCAGTTGTTCGGACCGATTCGTCGAGTGAGCGCCGCGGCTTCCCGGGCCAAACCCTCGCGCGTGATCGGCTCCGGCCCGCGCGCCGGCGAGTCGTTCGAGGTCACCGTGCCGACGCACGTCAGTGCGCTGTACGAGTTCGTCAGCGGACAGACGGCGCAAGCCATTTTCTCCTTCGACTCTAAGCTCGGCCGGACCCTCTTCGAGGTTGCCGGTGTCGATGCCACGGTGGCCGTTCCCGACCCCAACACGTTCGAGGGCGACCTCCTCGTCCACGGTGCTGACGGTGTCGAGACCGTTCCCGCGACCGGCTCCACTGCTTCGCGTGGAATCGGCGTCGTCGAACTCGCTCGTGCCATTCGGGCGGAGGTGCCTGAGCGCGCTTCCGGCGAGCAGGCATACCACGTCCTCGACGTGATGGCGGCGACCATCGAGGCGGGCGAGTCCGGTGTCCCCGTCGAGATTGAGAGTATCGTCAAGGTGGCTCCGGCTCTCCCCGAGGGATGGGACCCGTGCGAGGCGACACTGGTTTAGCAGAGGCACGGTCGCGGGCTGACCGGCGCCGTGGCCGGACCGAAGGACGAACAGGCTGAGAAGGATGGATGTGCGCAGAAGGATGGGCGGGACAGTCAAGTATGAGCGCTCGGTGAGAACCCCGGCCGAGAGGAGAGTGGCGATGACCGGTGTGGTGAACGCGGTCTGTGCGGAAGCGGCGCTCGCACGAACGGAGTTCACCGGATTGGGGTGTACCCGATGAGCCTGGCCGGAGCAAGCTCGGGCGCGCGAGGCACGACCCCTCAGCACGCCGCCGCCACGGAAGCCACCTCTCAGACGCGGAGCGTCGTCGGCGGAGTGCTGCGGCGCGACGGGAGACGAGAGGGCGAACGGGTGCGGGCGGCGATCGTGGGGGGCGGCTTCATGGCTGAGGTCCGCTCCCGGGCGGCGCGGGCGGCGCGGGCTGAGCTTGTCGGGATCGTCTCCTCCAGCCCGAGTCGCTCGGTCGCCGCGGCCGAACGACTCGGGATCGGGCGGGGGTTCGACTCCCTCGAGCAGGTTCTCACCGACGACACGATCGACGTCGTGCATGTCACCACTCCGAACGCTCTGCACGCCGAGCAGGCGGCGGCGGTGCTCGCGGCCGGCAAGAACGTCGTGTGCGAGAAGCCCCTCGCGACCACCGTCGCGGATGCGGAGGCCATCGTCGCGGCGGCGGCGTCCGCCGGAACGACGGCCACCGTTCCGTTCGTCTACCGCTTCCACCCGCTCGTGCGGGAGGCGCGGGCGCGGTTCGCCTCGGGAGACGCGGGAGCGGTCCTCAGCGTCAACGCGTCCTACTTGCAGGACTGGTTGCTGGCTCCGGCGGACGACAACTGGCGTGTCGACGTGGCGCAGGGCGGACGCTCGCGAGCCTTTGCCGACATCGGCTCGCATCTCGTCGACCGCGAAGACCGTGTTCGCCGAACGTGCTGCGCACTCCGCGATCACCACCGAGGACGCCGCGGCGATCGTCATCGAGACAGCGTCCGGCGCCATCGGAACACTGCTGGTGTCGCAGGTCGCGCCGGGGCGGAAGAACCGGTTGTGGCTCGAGATCGCTGGCAGCAGGGAGAGCGTCGCGTTCGACCAGGAGCAGCCCGAGACGCTCTGGGTGGGCCGGCGGGCGGGGACCCTGCTGTTCCCCCGGGACGCCGGCCAGCTCAGCGAGGACGCGGCGCGGCTCTGCGTCGTCCCGCCCGGGCACCCACAGGGCTATCAGGACGCGTTCACCGCGTTCGTGGCCGATAGCTACGCAGCCGTCGCGGGGGAGAGCCCCGACGGGCTGCCTCGCTTCGAGGACGGACTGCGCGCCGTCCGGTTCACAGAGGCGGTGCTCGACTCGGCTGAGGCGGGTACCTGGATCGAGACAGGAACGAACCCATGACTGAGTACACGACCGACAGCCCGGCATCCGCCGAATCCGGGCGGACGCACCCCGTCACGCTCTTCACCGGGCAGTGGGCCGACCTCACTCTCGAAGAGGTAGCGAAGCACGCCAGCGAGTGGGGCTACGACGGACTCGAGAT
Above is a genomic segment from Leifsonia xyli subsp. xyli str. CTCB07 containing:
- a CDS encoding ThuA domain-containing protein, with the translated sequence MTLRVTVWNEGVHETTQPEIAAIYPDGIHRAIATGLSELLGDAVLVRTATLADPEHGLSEQVLAETDVLLWWGHIAHDQVTDAVVERVREHVLGGMGLIVLHSGHFSKIFTRMLGTTCSLRWRNLEGGERELVWNVNPAHPIAEGVEQPIVIEAQEMYGEFFDIPAPDDLVFISSFTGGEVFRSGVTFTRGRGKIFYFSPGDQEYPVYFHPQVRRVLANGVRWAAPSPGARRAPAVSNPQPV
- a CDS encoding Gfo/Idh/MocA family protein gives rise to the protein MDAYAALPGAKLVAIAGMEDGPRAELGDKYGIARRYSDWRELVADGNLDVVSVAVPTFLHAPIAIGALDAGIHVLSEKPIARTATEAQGMVDAAHRSGRVLEVAFNHRRRGDIEALKAAIDDGRIGRPYHARASWLRRSGIPALGSWFTNREMAGGGPLIDIGVHVLDYALYLFGEPRVTAVSAVTHSELGVRGRGGSASDRRNVGSAYEVEDLASLLLRLEGGGSIIVETSWAAYRPAGDEFGITLYGTEGGADLRVKDYAPTGELTLFSGEGEESEDVSITADAGRGHLAVVETFLEHVADRANWSQWDGSLALERARVIDAAYESARLSTEVRLTPASPGREDPATATATATATKGA
- a CDS encoding ROK family transcriptional regulator, whose product is MTDSPREPGIVATDAADLLAILRDGIPRTRAQLAELTGLARSTIAVRIDSLTAAGLVAPAGDDVSTGGRPPARIRFNPGSRVAIAIDLGATHGVVALADLAGNIMTSESQRLLISDGPEAVLDWAIASAKRLYAATGRPPDDLIGIGIGVPGPVEHSTGLPVNPPIMAGWDRFGIPAYVRRVFDVPVLVDNDVNLLALGEHALIWPDQTDILFVKVATGIGAGIISGGRLQRGAQGSAGDLSHVRVPFGIETPSHGAQEADLEALASGPAIARTLTAAGVPADSSDDVVALARTGSPAVLQAIRQAGRDLGEVIATCVNLLNPSLVIVGGSLSRVGEQLLAGVREVVYHRSTPLATQHLTITQSRSGETGGAIGAAIMVIQHALDPETASARSFSSR
- a CDS encoding sugar phosphate isomerase/epimerase family protein, which translates into the protein MQLYTVRELLTEDMVATLGRITEIGFTQVEPFAFLSFGEKLRQGLIGAGLAAPTAHQGFIGGDVDEVFAAAAELGIQTVIDPYVPAERWQTAAQVAATADQLNAAVEIAARHGVRVGYHNHAHELESTIEGVSALEYFAGLLAPEVVLEVDTYWVTVGGHDPVTLLPALGDRVVALHVKDGPGTTETKDQVAVGHGSLPIEQIIAAAPGALRVIELDDSRGDRFQAVADSYAFLTEKGLA
- a CDS encoding Gfo/Idh/MocA family protein, which codes for MSGGVVGVGVIGAGVISDQYLENLTSFPDLDVRFVADIDEERAHVQAEKNGVPGAGSVAELLVDDSIEIVVNLTIPKVHVAVALQALEAGKHVWSEKPFALDRVSGKQLLAASNAKGLRVATAPDTFLGAGIQSARRLVESGAIGVPLTALTLMQSPGPESWHPNPDFLFQEGAGPLFDIGPYYLTALVQLFGPIRRVSAAASRAKPSRVIGSGPRAGESFEVTVPTHVSALYEFVSGQTAQAIFSFDSKLGRTLFEVAGVDATVAVPDPNTFEGDLLVHGADGVETVPATGSTASRGIGVVELARAIRAEVPERASGEQAYHVLDVMAATIEAGESGVPVEIESIVKVAPALPEGWDPCEATLV